The Glycine soja cultivar W05 chromosome 4, ASM419377v2, whole genome shotgun sequence genomic sequence AAGGGCTAACTACTCAATTGGAATTACATGCTCCAGGGCATGGAGGGCCACACAACTAGCAAAATAGGTTGTTGATGGTGATTTTGTCCAACAGTATTCCTAGCTTTGGTCATATGCTACTGAACTAAAGGATAGATGCCCGAACAATTCAAGTTTGATTCAAGTGAAGAGACCATCCATTGAAGTGCTACCAAGATTTGGTAGTTTCTATATGTGCTTAGAAGGTCCAAAAACTGCTTTCAAAATAGCCTGTAGACCCTTGATTAGTGTTGATGGATGCCATTTGAAATCAAAGTTTGGAGGACAACTGTTGATTGTTGTTGGTAGAGATCCCAATGACCAGTACATGCTTATTGCTTTTGTTGTTGTAGAAACAAAGACTAAGGAAACATGGAGATGGTTTCTGATTTTGTTGTTTGAGGATATTGGTAGTGTTGAAACCAACAAATGGGTGTTCATTAGTGATCAACAgaaggtaaaaaaattatactcttggattgtacttttattttgtaattttttttttcattatttttatgagtTAATTTATTTGTAGGGATTACAACAAGTTTTTCTGGAATTTCCAACCCCGATAGAGCTGAAAGATTTGATGATGGGAGCTGAAAGATctttataacaattttaagaAACAATTTGGTGGTGGGGTGATGCTGAAAGATCTGATGATGGGAGCTGCTAAAGCTACTTATGAACATttgtggaaataaaaaaatgcaatagaTTAAGGACATCAATGAATCTGCATATCATTGGTTGTATAACCTGGAGAGGAAAACATGGTGCAAGTAAGCATTTTCACATTATCCAAAGTGTGATATTTTGATGAACAACCTTAGTGAGTGTTTAACAGTACAATACTAGTAGCTAGGGATAAGCTTATCATAACTATGTGTGAGTGGATTAGAATGTGTCTTATGAATAGATTTGCAACCTTTAGAGACaagttgaaaattttcaaatgtgAGGTGATGCCTAAGCCCTTAAAAAGATTGGACTGGAAGGTGATGCCTTGCAGACATGCAGTTGCCATataattcaaaaattttaagGTTGTGGATTATgtgaataattattattcaagGGTAACATATGGTGTTTGTTATGGCCATAAGGTGACATCAATCAATGGTATGGATATGTGGCCACCTACAGAGTTTGAAGACATTCGACCaccaaaatacaaaaagggtCTTAGTAGACCAAAGAAATTGAGAAAGAGAGAGCCTGATGAGGACCCTAACAAGACTAGACTAAGAAGGGACCTAGTTCCATATAAATGCACCAGATGTCGGGCAACGGGTCATAATTCGAGGAGGTGTCCATTGCTACCTCTAGTAGTACCTGAAGAACAAAATCCGGAACCTAGTAGAGCTCAGGGTGCAACTCAAGGTGTTGCTCAGGGCGCAAATCAAGGTGCAAGTGAGGTTGAGGGTGCAACTCAAGGTGTAGCTCAGGATGCAAATCAAGGTGCGAGTGAGGGTGAGGGTGTAACTCAAGGTGTAGCTCAGGGTGCAAATCAAGGTGCAGGTGAGGGTGACGGTCCACCTGTTGGAGGTCAGACTCAAGAAGTCAATATTGTTGAGGGTACACTTGCTGGAGTTTAGTCTGAGCAGTCGAATGTTGTTCTGGGTGCACCTGTTGGAGGTCATCCTGAGCAATTGAATCTTGTTCTGAGTGCACCTACTGAAGTTCagactcaaaataaaaaaagaacatcATGCAAATTAGTAAGGTAAACTTTTCACAAATGCATAACATACCACATGACAGTTCATATAGAttaatttggtaatttatttttgtaggaAAAAGGTGTACAACAGTCTGTAAGAAAAGTTGTTGGACCTCAACAACATCAGCAGGCCAAACCTACAAATAGGCACACAACGATACTCactgttttatttttgtactaactacatcaattatttattgactgcattaatttcacaaatttaatttttatagggGCACTGTGGGCACAACACTGCTTTAAATGAAAAAGTATAGAAACTTGTTCCTAAACGCAAGGCACCAACAAGCAAAAAACTTAAAGGTTGCCAACTAACAACTGCTGACAGGAACATTGAGCTGGGAAATGGACTTGCTGACACTCAGATCAAGCCAGCCACATCAGTTAAAGATAGAAATTGACAAAAATAAGACTATGTCTAATACTTTTTGTTGTGGGTTGTGGGAATGTTGCTTGCTtcgttttttactttttgtagtGGGATGTGGGAATCATGTGCATAGTTTATTGCATATTTTGTGTATTTGTTCTAAACAATGGGCACATTAACTATTACTTTAGGCCTTTTGGGACCATGTTGCTTATATCAAACAATTCTCACTTATGAATATATTGATATCtcttttgttatatttatattgtcATATTAACTCCATGAATAAAATCTTCATTTTACTGCAAATTAACAAATATTCATTTCACTacccaaattaatttttttaatattgtagtACCtgtaaaattaaacattttcattttgatacttaaatttttttatatattccaACCAAAGCATCTACAAAACAAACCATTTTCGTATAACTAGCTCAAATTCATTTCATATTACTACCTATAATTCTTTTTGGTTCCAATAAACTACCTAAAACCTAACCTTGTTTGTCTTGTTAAGCCAATACAAAAGATGACATTAACACATCATAAACTACCAAATTTTACAGCCTACCAAGTTTAACAATACAACTACCAAAAGAAATGAACAAATTCAGCTACAACTCAGTTTCTTCTATGACCGCCAACATTAATTGCAATTAAAATACTTAGTAAAGAAATGAACACCCAAAGAACTATAACTGCAAAACCTAATAGCTTCACCATATCCCTTTCAAcaacaacatttttctttttccttcaaatTTTACTCTTCAAGTGCACAACTTCCGCTAAGGATGCACAACATTCTTCTTCATgtgcaacaattttttttctcaaatgtgCTATTTCTTCTGCATTTGTTTTAGCTTCCTCCATTAATGAAGCAAGTTCAGCTTCAACTCTTCATTTCTGTGAACATACCGGATCAACTCACTCTCTTCTGCGAAAACATTATTGTCAGCTTCAGTATCATCAACCCATCGAAAAAATATGCAAGAACTGGATTCCTACAATACAATACCAATTAAATAGggtaaaattcaaaacaaaacacaaaattgACATTTTCCTTACATTCCAGTGTGGGCATCTCTAAAACCTTCTCCCCGGATGGTTCACACTACGCGACATGAACATAATAATGGGTACCTCACATTTACACTTAACCATCATAGGAGATGACGATGACGACAACGACGATGATGACCCACCTTTTCCCTTCATCCTTTCACCCATCAACCAAACAACCTCCGTTAGGGTTCCAAAATCCCAAATGCCTCCCTTAGATGGAGAGGACGTCAGAGGGGTAGCCGTTGAAGATGATGTCAAAGCAGGCGGTGATGACGTGGGGGCTGAGAAGTGGCCTCCGAGGTCAAGGAGTGGTTGGGCCTTCGAAGGGGTACCGTTGAAGATGGTGAGGGGTtcagtttgatttaaatttcatttttaagtatttaaaataaaaaaattaatgacatgGAAAAAGGTGCTTACGTGGTTAGTGACTATGCGTGATGACATGATACTCTTTCGACCATGTCATCACTTAACGGATGTAGCCTAACAACAAGTACTAAAATGAAACGTAAAATTTTTCCAGGCGTCCAGGAGGGAGAATGAATGTTAGGAAGTTTTTTGAAAATGGATTATATTACaagtatgaaaaacttaattaaacctttaaaaaaatcatgattttagtgATTATGACttattttaaatgttgattATACACTATGTTAGTCAGTTAGTGTTGACTTACACAtgcttataaataatttaacatttctataatataaataataatttttttaattcagtaatcttataataattataacatttatataatataaataataaatatagttataattgttaattcctaaaaatgtataattacatgaattacatgaattaattataattaatatgacatttatgttttcaactttcaaaatatatataaagtttggttgaaattaatttataattgataatttgaataatatctctctctttatatcataaagtatttttatttttcatttgtgcTAACTCTTCTTCTTTCGATACacttcattttctcctatttcttattttttttattcataatggAGGAATTAATACAAGCAAGAAACACTAATATATGGGTAAGTTCAtaactctcttttcttttcatctcaTTATTCATTCTcaaacttaatattttttttttatttcctcctTTGGCATACCTTACAAGTccaattatttatcttttttcctcACTTTTTAGCCTTAGGGTGTAAAGTCGAAGACAAAAAGAGATGAATTTGTGAGTAAATCTAAATTATTTACTCCATCTTGTCTCATGATAATTATTATCGtcttaagttattttatataaatcaagaaaaatcaataaatagatgaaagaaaataataattttataaaattaatcttattattactaatttattttttgttttttaatgcaTATCATTAATATCATACGAGATATaagtagaaaaatataattaatattatattgaaaaagtaaaataataattatttttgaacaatttttttattcttacataacaattataatgaaacaaaggaaatattgattttttaaattctctatttttttttcaaaaagtgtgtcatactatttttttccaaaaagtgtgtcatactatttttttcatacttaacttagtcttttttttcattgattttagtttgatttttatgtttcttattctatatttttaattgtgagTTAAGTTATGTAgtaaacaatattaattatcaaGTGTTAGATATTGTCTAATATGAACGATTATATAGTTCAGGGTAAATATAAACCTTCTATTAAAGTattataagaaagaaaatacaataaaaaaaaatataactgaaTCTGCCAACAAGAGTAAaatgttacaaattttaaaaaattattatatactttctttttctttattaaagtatttattttttaaatatattttacctcttttcattttacttatttttatttttcttttaacctaagcttataaatattattattacttaaaaaattttattttcccaataaataacattatagatttactttttaacattttttttgcaatttttactAGTACATGACGTTTAAAAAAGGAATTATAGAGTGCGTTTGGATAGATAATTTTAACcgaggaaaataatttatcacagaatttaaatttttttaacataaaattcattgtttgaatttttttatgaagaatttaaatatttaaaattttaaaacagaattttaaacaactaaaagtgcagaattttaatttccttctaaaaggtgaaaaattgaaattctcttcttgataGAAGAACCTTCCAAAATGTTCACGTGTTTCCTTTATCACTTTCATCCTCTCTTCCATGTGAAAATTCTCGGAATCACGTTCTTGAACTCATGACTCTTCCCTCACGCCGATGATCCTCTTATTCAAGAAACACTGTCTGAACTCGAGGAGCATCGACCGGGTGCGGACATAGGGGGACACGTAGAACTGCATCCGCCAGTCAGAGGAGCAACTGTCATTGCCCATCACGCGACGGAGGTGCTTGCCGACGCGGAGGATCTGGGTCATGCTTTGTGTCGTTGACTGAATTCATGGTCGTGTGTGGTGGTGTACGCTGCTGTGTCCTGATTCTTCTACAACTCCCCATGCGCATCAATATTCTTCTTTTTGGAAACacaccaatcatattttttcttctcttcacattcattttcttccaccctgataatcttttttttttctaaatacaaaattttgaaaataaaagaatttcatttgaagtatttgaaattcttagaatttaaaatttttcaaaatttaaaattctctcATCCAAaccttaaattttatattttaaattgaacattgccttcatcttcattttttttctttctctaaaatatatttattacttattaaaaataaagattttattgCTAATATAATACAATGTAGATATAAAATTCATTCATGTAACcactatttttataatatatatcgcttttttattttcttcctccattgtaatgtttattttttaattatgttttataattttacttcaagaaacaataaatataaaatataaattgcctatttatataatatcaatataagaattaataatttataaattttacaattattttaatgtatGGAGTCAGAATAAAAgattaatatcaaatataaatgtaccattaaaactaatttttatgctgattactaaaaatatatttaaatatttattgacatatctattaatatatattttttaaaatttaaactaaataattattaatataacatatatatatatatatataaaggaattttgattttatGGAGTGATATCCCATGAAACCTccgtatttatgtttttttaaaattatttaatgatatttaattcaattattcaatcaaatataattttatttgaattgtgaTATATATTAATCgtcttaggaaaaaaaaaaaactaacttattttttgttcACCGAAATTGGATTGAGTGGGAGGAAAACAGAAAAGACAGCTTGCAGAAGAGCAGGTTTGCGCGTATTCGTGCTGTCACTCATTGCAAACGTCAGATCGTGTTTGCCTCTCTGTCTGtcttcctctttctctctctctctctcaagtcTCAAACTAAATTTGTTAGTTCAACTCTCTCTATTTCTACTTTCTTCTCTAGTCACTTCCAACacttattcaatttttatctttcttttgctctttgtGCATTATAATCTTCTCTTGTCATTACAACCCCCCCGTTACTCAAATCAGAAACTCTCATTTGAAGCTAACAAACAACAAAGATCAACGGATCTATCTACCTTCAGTCATGGTGTTTTCTTTCAACCAACGCTTCTGGGTTTCTTCTTCGCTTCTCCTCCTCGCGGTCCTCTCTGTTTCTTCTCTCACTCCCACTTTCCTTTCTGGTAACTAACTCTTTCTTTCCGCTCTCATTTTTCACTCTTTTCCGAATCAGACTAGTTTCTTTGTTAATTAAACATTTGGTTATGGTTGCAGACACCGTTTTCGATTCTCAACCAGCGCATACCGGTCGGAACCTTCTTCAGGCTAAAAAGggtttgtatttttctttttttctgccTATGCTTTTGGATCTACccgattttattattattgcttGTCCTGGTAACTGAATTAACCTATatcttaaatattaaaagaCCCGATGGGTGTGGTTTAGTTGTTAATATTTGTTGAGCATGTGAGTTTGCTCACGTAACAAATTCTTGGGGAGAGGCTAATGTGATTAAGCCTCAGACTAAGGATTAGTCAAACCCAAAGGGTTGGCATAATGGTGTGAGGCCCTGTGTGCAAAATTCTCTTGGGCCAGCAACTGTTGCGCACCACGAGCAGAATTAGTTTAAGGATTGAAGCTTGTGGGGATACCTGAGTGGAAAATCAGGGAGTTAAAGACCTTAATAACTTAATTAGGATAGTTACTGGAAAAAAATGTCAGAGTAACAGTATATGTACTTTACATTGTCTTCCAATTATAACCTGTTATCTATgttaagtttgttaattttgacaataattaccttaaaaatCATATCTACTTGACTTTTGATTGTTTAACAGGTAAAATCTTTCTGTGctatacttttgtttgtttgtatCGTTTTTTTAGATCGAAGAAAACAGAGTTTACTAGCAGTAAGTAAAGAAGATAGGGAAACATTTTGTGATGGCCTCCTTTAATTAGGTTTACAATTGCTCATTAAAGCAATAGTAAGAGGAAGTAGCTGGGTTTGCCAGGAAATAATATTTCTTTCagaaagagagactaaaactaactACCATTTTGGTTTTGCAAATATATACTTGATATCTCAATTTCTGAAGTTTGTTAGAGCGAATTAGTCCTTCAAAAGTTTAAAGTGACatcaattaaaattgatttcacTTTAAATCTTTGAAAGGTTGGTTTGATAGCACAATATTTCAGTTGTCCAAATTGTTGTTCAGTGTATCTCCGGAGGATCAAAATGTTGGTTTTTTTTCCAGAAAGAAACAAGCTTTCTACTTATGTTCACATGCATACATTAGTAATGAGCTATTGGAGAATTATGGCTCCAAAATTAGCAATAGTATAGAATGACTCCTGGCAAAATTTTCCTTTGTAATTAAAGTTGACATTTCATTTCAGTTGATAGAGGTGTGGGACATGAATTGAATGTGTGCAGTTTCAAACCTGCAATGCTCCCCTCCCCTTAGGAGGTCCTCCTCCATTGATCCCCAATATAGATGTACATAGCACGCATGCCAATTTTGACCAAAGCTAAACATTAGTCTGATGATACTGTTTTTTCACCTTGCACCTGCAGGTTGTTCTGTGAATTTCGAGTTTTTAAACTACACAGTAATCACAAGCAAATGCAAAGGACCCCGGTACCCTCCCAAAGAATGTTGTGGGGCTTTTAAAGAATTTGCTTGCCCTTATGCCGATGTATTAAATGATTTAACGAATGAGTGTGCATCAACCATGTTTAGTTACATTAATCTCTATGGAAAATACCCCCCTGGCCTCTTTGCTAGTGAGTGTCGTGAAGGAAAGTTTGGTCTTGCTTGTCCTGCAGTGCCACCATCAGCAGTATCAGCAGATGACACTGCAAATCAAGCTGTACACTGTCCGTCTCTATTGTTGATGCTCATAGCCTGCTTCTTAATCTTGTTATTCTGATATGTTTCTATAcacaacttcattctttttctctcaatattGATGTATAATCAGttaccatttttttatatgtggTGTGTGAATTACTTTTTgcgcaaaaacaaaaaattggcTATGTGCCTGGTAGTTTAAGGAGAGTTCTATTGATCAATTTATGTAATGAAATTACGTTTGCCAAGTGAGCCTTAGTAAATGGCTAACTTCTTACTGCTTCATCATATGCTTTAATTTGGTTTGACTGAAATCTTCATACCCTATTGCACAAAGATCCATAAAGCATGCCTTGCGTGCATTTTTTTGTTGCCATTCGTTGCGGGGGTGCTTCTGTCATTCATCCATTCTTACTTAATGTTGCATACGAATGAATGTGTAAAACATTTCTCAGAATCTCTATAAACAAGTGCTTGCTTATAATCTCGAAAAACCAACCACTGAACATGAATGAGTGTGCATATTAATTCTCAACTTGGAACGTGAATCAGTGAGTGGTCTCTTTGCATGCAACTTGAGATGGTTGTGAAACTCCTGAAACAAATAGTGTTGCAAATGTATGTGCCGACTATTTTTCTCtacattattgattaaaaaatttccttttttatgagAAGTCATGTACTAAATAACGTTTTTTATATGTTATTCTTTGTAGAACTCATCATATTGTTCGTTAACGAACTCAAATCTAAGTcgttttatttcaatttactttttGCACTAGTAAGTTGGTTGCAGCAATAGACCAGTGAGTCAATAATGAAACTATTCATAGCATGTTTGTATTGTAGTTATGAGAACGAGACACAATTTCTCAAATGAAAGTGATAATTTTCCATCTTCATCAAACTGTTGTTCTGCATTGTATACAACTTTACTGTTCCTTCCAttgcataaaatataaaatgatgatGATCCTTTTCTCGGGTGGGCGTGACCATGAAGTGCTGCTTGGTTCAGTTGTAAAACCATTGCAGACATAATGTTTTCGGttcattaaaaaattgtcaTCCTCAACTATAGACAAAAAAAAGACCTAATAACCAAACTCAAGGTGAAAAATTAAACTTCGTAGAGTAAGCCATCTTCGAAGTTTATGGCATTCTTAAAAGGACCATCTCATTTCATAAAATTGAATGGAAGAACCAGAGATGGATTCCATTATTCCAATGTCTAGGCATTTTTCTAATTACAAAAAACCTCTCACGTTGTGGTTTTGCTCTTCAACTATATTATTAACAGTTTCTTCACACTTGTGGTTTAGTCTTGAATCTTATTACATTATTCTTAACAACCTGAATGTTAACTATAGGCTTCGTTTCAAGAAGGAAATCATAATATACTTATACATACAAAAGCAGTTGCTAAAATTCACATCTTCTGTTGTTGCCTCTTTGGATGAGGGTGCATAATTGaggaaataaattttgtatcacAACAATCACCATATGAGGTTGAGTCTAGGCTTCTGACGGAACTGCTTTTTTGTGACGCACCAATGACCAGGAAAGGTGCTCAACTGTACACAATTCAAAGACAGTTAGCCTTGAAGCAGAGACTCTTTTTTATTACGTTTACTACAAAATATATGGAAAATGGTCAACGTTCGGCTAAAAATGTCCACCCAGCATCCACTCGGAACTGTTAACCACTTTTTAGGCACAGTAACCATAATTGGAAATCTTAATAACACTATTAATCACCTTTAAGGcaaaattaactatatttacaCGTGTATAAACCGTGTGAGAGGAGTGGACACTGAGTGGATAATTCTCAACGGTGCCATAATCACTACCCAAAATAGAATGCATATACAGCAAACTAAATTTGAGTATGTATCACAGGTAGTATGACTCACATTGCCAACAATCTTTGCTCCAAACCATGGAGTATCAGCACCATATGGAGGAGGTATGACTCTAATTCCATTGGACACGTAGGGAGGAAGTAAGGCATGGAGTTCCTTCTCTATCCTTTCTGTACCAGAATGGTCCCAAAAGTAGTAGAATTAGAAGTAGCCATTACCCCACTACAGGtgtttaatttcatttcatcaTTTCGCAAAGATATAAAATGTCATgtcacaaataaaaaagaatatttaccAGCCAAACCAGGTAAGCATGCAGTCCCCCCTGATAAGACTATAGTCTTGTACCAATCACTGTCACATGCTAAATCTGCAGAATGGCAATGTTCCACACAAAGAGCTATGGCTTGGTGCAGACCCATAGCTTGCCTAAACCAAAAAATGAGTGCAACACAAGCTTTCACggaatatataaaacaaactaacaaaaagggaaaaaaaaccaATATAGTAACCACATTATGTCCAGTGACTTGCAGTGTAGTTAGAGTTGCATATTGATCATTACAAAATCTTTAGAGTTTGATATAGATCATAATAATTCTTGTTTTTGACACCAAACCATTTGCTGAATCACTTCTGTATCGGAAGAAACACGAGTTGGGGCTGCTCTTATGAGTTGGGGATGCTCTTATGAACCCAACCCAAGTAAGAATATTGCTTTTGGTGCTTCATGTCTCCTCCATAGTGGCTTCCTTTATACCGTTCCAATCCCTTTCCACTATTTTTCTAATAGGTTGTGTTGTTCCTTTTCACTTTCTGTTGCTGTTGCATAATTTTTTAGTGGGGTAATGGGTAAAAACCCAAGAAAACCGATGTCGCATGGAGCCACAGTGAGAGTGCTCCTCCACACAGGCTTTTAGTTAAGTCCAAGTATTGTTAACATAGTTGTCAAGGTGGGGTTGTGAGGACCAAGGATGAAGCATCCCCTTCCCACAACAAAGGACAATGTTAGTGCTGCTTGTTCCTGATGAAGTTAGAGAGATGTTTTTGAAGCTGTTAGAAGATCAAAAAGCCAAAGGCAAACAGTCAAGAATGTTTTGAAGAAGTTGGTCCTCTGGATGCTAGTACAGGTGACAAATATAGTTTTATGTTACATTAGATTTCAGAAATCCATCCAATATTGCTCAAACTGTGTGATTCCATTTGTGAAGGTTTTAATGTTTGTAAATGATGACCCAGAACCTGCCATATCCTACATCTGTTAAGCTATGAATAAAACTAAAGAACAAATGGCAGCAAAGGAAGAGGAAGAACATTTTATATCAGAAGATGAGGATGAACTAAATGACATTGATCTTGACAATGATAAATGAGACACAAATAGTTAGATTATGTACTAGAATCTAAGCATAGGAATTGGGAAATAGGAATCTGCATTTTGCCatctcatttgattttttttaggggTTCAACACTTGAATTTTCTGCAGCTAGTCActgttttttttgtcattttgatTTATGACTTGAATCTTTGATTATTTTGAAGTTCGTTCATGATATATCAGCTTCTGTTTCAGTTTATGCATTGGGTTATTCACTTGACTAATATCTTTATGTGAaagtatattttgttatttttaattattgatcatGTATCTTATGATTTATGATAAG encodes the following:
- the LOC114409344 gene encoding GPI-anchored protein LLG1-like encodes the protein MVFSFNQRFWVSSSLLLLAVLSVSSLTPTFLSDTVFDSQPAHTGRNLLQAKKGCSVNFEFLNYTVITSKCKGPRYPPKECCGAFKEFACPYADVLNDLTNECASTMFSYINLYGKYPPGLFASECREGKFGLACPAVPPSAVSADDTANQAVHCPSLLLMLIACFLILLF